The proteins below are encoded in one region of Clostridium estertheticum:
- a CDS encoding phosphoribosylaminoimidazolecarboxamide formyltransferase — protein MINSEVILKYGCNPHQGSAKIYMKNKALPFEILNGNPGYINFMDAFNSWQLVKELKQAIGLPAAASFKHISPAGAAVGIPLSDVLKKAYFVENIELSPVASAYARARGADRMSSFGDWVAISDVVDLPTAMILKQSVSDGVIAPSYTDEALELLMKKKKGNFNIIKMDPNYEPEDIEKREIYGITFEQKRNNIKLEQKMLNNVVTNNKNITDDAKRDLLISMITLKYTQSNSVCFVLDGQVIGVGAGQQSRIYCTRLAASKADIWYLRQHPSVLNLSFKDGISRPNKDNVIDQYLRDDTTPIEMREWGEVLNEIPKRLTKQEKTSWISNLSGVSLGSDAFFPFRDNIDRAFQSGVGYILQPGGSIRDDIVVKACNEYNIAMACSKIRLFHH, from the coding sequence ATGATAAATTCAGAAGTTATACTTAAATATGGATGTAATCCACATCAAGGCTCAGCTAAAATCTACATGAAAAACAAGGCACTACCATTCGAAATTCTTAATGGAAACCCCGGTTATATTAATTTTATGGATGCATTTAATTCATGGCAATTGGTGAAAGAATTAAAACAAGCAATAGGATTACCAGCAGCGGCATCTTTTAAACATATAAGTCCGGCAGGTGCCGCAGTGGGGATTCCTTTAAGTGATGTGTTAAAAAAAGCATATTTTGTTGAAAATATAGAATTGTCGCCTGTTGCCTCTGCATATGCAAGAGCAAGAGGTGCAGATAGGATGTCATCATTTGGTGATTGGGTAGCTATAAGTGATGTTGTTGATTTACCGACAGCAATGATTTTAAAACAATCTGTATCAGATGGAGTAATTGCTCCTAGCTATACAGATGAAGCTCTGGAACTTTTGATGAAAAAGAAAAAAGGGAATTTTAACATTATTAAAATGGATCCAAATTATGAACCTGAAGATATTGAAAAGAGAGAAATATATGGTATAACATTTGAGCAAAAAAGAAATAATATTAAATTAGAACAGAAAATGCTTAATAATGTAGTAACTAATAATAAAAATATTACAGATGATGCAAAACGAGACTTACTTATCTCAATGATCACATTAAAATATACTCAGTCAAATTCCGTTTGTTTTGTTTTAGATGGTCAAGTAATTGGGGTCGGTGCAGGGCAACAATCTAGAATATATTGCACAAGACTTGCTGCGTCGAAAGCTGATATATGGTATTTAAGGCAGCATCCAAGTGTTCTTAATTTATCATTCAAAGATGGCATATCAAGACCTAATAAAGATAATGTTATAGATCAATACCTTAGGGACGACACTACTCCTATAGAGATGAGGGAATGGGGCGAAGTGCTTAATGAAATACCTAAAAGGTTAACAAAGCAAGAAAAAACCTCATGGATATCTAATTTATCAGGGGTATCTTTAGGCTCAGATGCATTCTTTCCATTTAGAGACAACATAGATAGAGCATTTCAAAGTGGTGTAGGATATATTCTCCAACCCGGTGGTTCAATAAGAGACGACATAGTCGTAAAAGCATGTAATGAATATAATATAGCAATGGCTTGTTCAAAGATAAGATTATTTCATCATTAG
- a CDS encoding DUF1294 domain-containing protein, translated as MKIFLYYVLAINLYGIFIMYSDKNKSRKGKWRTPEKTLFTIAFAYGALGIFLGMRLFRHKTKHNKFVIGIPAILIVQIFIFFKYIYRVF; from the coding sequence ATGAAGATATTTTTATATTATGTTTTAGCTATTAATTTGTATGGAATTTTTATAATGTATTCGGATAAGAACAAATCAAGAAAGGGAAAGTGGAGAACCCCAGAGAAGACACTTTTCACTATAGCTTTTGCTTATGGGGCTTTGGGCATATTTTTAGGTATGCGATTATTTAGACATAAAACTAAGCATAATAAGTTTGTAATAGGAATACCAGCTATACTTATAGTTCAAATTTTTATATTTTTTAAGTATATTTATAGAGTATTTTAA
- the galU gene encoding UTP--glucose-1-phosphate uridylyltransferase GalU, giving the protein MKVRKAIIPAAGLGTRFLPATKALPKEMLPIVDKPTMQYIIEEAVASGIEEILIITGRNKKSIEDHFDKSVELELELENKHKDGLLKQVREISNLVDIHFIRQKEPKGLGHAINCARAFVGNEPFAVMLGDDIVDAKTPCLKQLMDCFEEKNVSILGVQKVEKKNVDKYGIVDGVQVTDRVYKVNNLVEKPGVDVAPSNVAILGRYIITPDIFDILDNTLPGKGGEIQLTDALKTLISQQDMYAYVFEGRRYDVGDKLGFLEATVEFALKRDALKVPFMRYLQSLKNNDKFNALYEEVMSEK; this is encoded by the coding sequence ATGAAAGTAAGAAAAGCTATTATACCAGCAGCAGGACTTGGAACAAGGTTTTTGCCAGCAACGAAGGCATTACCTAAAGAAATGTTACCTATAGTTGATAAGCCTACAATGCAATATATTATTGAGGAAGCAGTTGCGTCAGGAATAGAAGAAATATTAATTATTACAGGAAGAAACAAAAAGTCTATTGAGGATCACTTTGATAAATCGGTAGAACTAGAGCTTGAACTTGAAAATAAACATAAAGATGGCCTTCTTAAACAGGTTAGAGAGATATCAAATTTGGTGGATATACATTTTATAAGACAAAAAGAACCAAAAGGACTTGGACATGCTATAAATTGTGCAAGGGCATTTGTAGGTAATGAACCTTTTGCTGTAATGCTTGGTGATGATATAGTCGATGCTAAAACACCATGTTTAAAACAACTTATGGATTGTTTTGAAGAAAAAAATGTATCAATTTTAGGAGTACAAAAGGTAGAAAAGAAAAATGTAGATAAATATGGAATAGTTGATGGAGTTCAAGTTACTGATAGGGTGTACAAAGTAAATAACCTTGTTGAAAAACCTGGAGTAGATGTTGCACCGTCAAATGTAGCTATACTTGGCAGATACATAATAACACCAGATATATTTGACATATTAGATAATACATTACCTGGCAAGGGCGGAGAAATTCAGTTAACTGATGCTCTAAAGACATTAATATCCCAGCAAGATATGTATGCATATGTGTTTGAAGGACGTAGATATGATGTGGGAGATAAATTAGGTTTTCTAGAAGCTACAGTTGAATTCGCTTTAAAAAGAGATGCATTAAAAGTTCCCTTTATGAGATATCTTCAGAGTTTAAAAAACAATGATAAATTTAATGCTTTATATGAAGAAGTAATGAGTGAAAAATAG
- a CDS encoding YihY/virulence factor BrkB family protein produces MFKKSKELFCRIIDDDITALAGQLAYDLLLSFFPFLLLLLTMISYSDLKSTDILIYVQQIMPESTVNLIYTTIKNASSSSTSHLVSLSIVGIVWSGSSGFRAIIKGLNKAYDEEETRPYWKTIVISVLFMVSLAFAIVASVALVVFGQMIGRTIAHSLNLSSDFILNWDIIRYLVSVGGMGITFAALYHFTPCRRLTWKEVIPGAVISTLCWLVASLGFAYYVNNFNNYSILYGGIGAVIVLMLWLYITSIIILLGGEVNALLAFEKEGKQKPKCKKY; encoded by the coding sequence ATGTTTAAAAAATCAAAAGAACTTTTCTGTAGAATTATAGATGATGATATTACTGCTTTGGCAGGTCAGCTTGCTTATGATTTACTTTTATCATTTTTTCCTTTTTTATTGTTGCTTCTTACAATGATTAGTTATAGTGATTTAAAAAGTACAGATATTCTTATATATGTACAACAAATAATGCCAGAGAGTACTGTTAATTTAATTTACACTACTATTAAAAATGCGTCGAGTTCAAGTACTAGTCATTTAGTGTCACTAAGTATAGTAGGTATAGTTTGGTCAGGCTCTAGTGGCTTTAGGGCTATAATTAAGGGGCTAAATAAAGCTTATGATGAGGAAGAAACAAGACCCTATTGGAAGACTATAGTTATATCTGTATTATTTATGGTAAGCCTTGCTTTTGCAATTGTTGCTTCAGTAGCATTGGTGGTATTTGGACAAATGATAGGAAGAACTATTGCACATAGTTTAAATCTATCAAGTGATTTTATATTAAATTGGGATATCATAAGATATCTAGTATCTGTAGGTGGAATGGGAATTACCTTTGCAGCGTTATATCATTTTACTCCTTGTAGAAGATTAACCTGGAAAGAGGTAATTCCTGGAGCTGTAATTAGTACTTTGTGTTGGCTTGTGGCTTCTTTGGGTTTCGCATATTATGTAAATAATTTCAATAATTACTCCATCCTATATGGTGGAATAGGAGCAGTTATAGTGCTTATGTTATGGCTTTATATAACTTCTATAATAATATTATTGGGTGGAGAAGTTAATGCACTGTTAGCATTCGAAAAAGAGGGTAAACAAAAACCTAAGTGTAAGAAGTATTAA
- a CDS encoding NAD(P)/FAD-dependent oxidoreductase, translated as MSKRYDIAIVGTGPAGLSAALNAKIRNKSFIIFGNNELSNKLAKAEKVNNYLGFYGKSGSEIRDEFANHLKSMDITITEEKINNIYSMGDYFALMVNEKIYEATSIILATGVNFGKPFKGEEKFLGRGVGYCATCDAPLYRNKIVTIIAYDKKEEDEVNFIATVASKVYYLPMYKEKVDVVSSIEIINDVPLEIIGDEKVTKLTLKNGEIITDGIFILRDSVSPGQLVPGLTMDKNHVQVDRKMKTNLDGCFAAGDIVGVPYQYIKSAGEGNIAALSAVAFVDEQKKKQS; from the coding sequence ATGAGTAAAAGATATGATATTGCAATAGTTGGTACTGGACCAGCAGGATTATCAGCAGCATTAAATGCAAAAATAAGAAATAAGAGTTTTATTATTTTTGGTAATAATGAGTTAAGTAATAAGTTAGCAAAAGCTGAGAAAGTTAATAATTATCTAGGCTTTTATGGAAAAAGTGGATCTGAAATAAGAGATGAGTTTGCAAACCACTTAAAATCAATGGATATCACTATTACCGAAGAGAAAATAAATAACATATATTCCATGGGTGATTATTTTGCATTAATGGTAAACGAAAAAATATATGAAGCAACTTCAATAATATTGGCTACAGGAGTTAACTTTGGGAAACCCTTTAAAGGTGAAGAAAAGTTCTTAGGTAGAGGAGTTGGTTATTGTGCAACTTGTGACGCTCCACTTTATAGAAATAAAATTGTTACAATAATAGCTTATGATAAGAAGGAAGAAGATGAAGTTAACTTTATCGCTACGGTCGCATCTAAAGTTTATTATCTTCCAATGTATAAGGAAAAAGTTGACGTAGTATCCTCCATAGAAATTATTAATGATGTTCCCCTTGAAATAATTGGTGATGAAAAGGTCACTAAACTAACACTTAAGAATGGTGAAATAATTACAGATGGTATTTTTATCTTAAGAGATAGTGTTTCACCCGGACAATTAGTGCCAGGTCTCACGATGGATAAAAACCATGTACAAGTTGATAGAAAAATGAAGACTAACTTAGATGGTTGTTTTGCCGCTGGAGATATTGTTGGTGTACCCTACCAATACATAAAATCTGCAGGCGAGGGAAATATAGCAGCATTATCAGCTGTAGCCTTCGTTGATGAGCAAAAGAAAAAGCAATCTTAA
- a CDS encoding glutathione peroxidase, whose translation MIYDYKVKTTEGNEVSMEDYKGKVLLIVNTATGCGFTPQYEGLQKLYDKYGNEEFEILDFPSNQFFAQAPGTNEEISNFCAITYGTTFKTFAKIDVNGENTNELYKFLKKEAPSAAEDTASEGLYTKLSGLGFNTTKSDIKWNFTKFLVDKTGKVIARFAPTFEPDKMEENIKSLI comes from the coding sequence ATGATCTATGATTATAAAGTAAAAACTACAGAAGGTAATGAGGTTTCAATGGAAGATTATAAAGGAAAGGTACTATTAATAGTTAATACAGCTACAGGTTGTGGTTTTACACCACAATATGAAGGACTTCAAAAACTTTATGACAAATATGGCAATGAAGAATTTGAAATATTAGATTTTCCAAGCAATCAATTTTTTGCGCAAGCTCCAGGAACCAATGAAGAAATTTCTAATTTTTGTGCAATAACATATGGTACAACTTTTAAAACTTTTGCTAAAATAGATGTAAATGGCGAAAACACAAATGAATTATATAAATTTCTAAAAAAAGAAGCTCCTTCAGCTGCTGAAGATACTGCATCAGAAGGTTTGTACACTAAATTATCCGGTTTAGGATTTAATACAACTAAATCTGATATCAAATGGAATTTCACAAAATTCCTCGTAGATAAAACTGGTAAAGTTATTGCTAGATTTGCTCCAACATTTGAACCAGATAAAATGGAAGAAAATATTAAATCTTTAATATAA
- a CDS encoding nitrilase-related carbon-nitrogen hydrolase produces the protein MKLALAQLDIAFEDKSTNKETTKQFIKQAISENVDMIFFPEMTLTGFSMNPSYIGEDNSETIEFFKEMSTKYNLSIGFGYVEGTSHSKNKYKVVAPQGNELVDYAKIHPFSYGNETEFYESGNEIKHFNAFNFNITPFICYDLRFPEIFQLASKTATLITIAANWPNERREHWITLLKARAIENQCYIAGINRVGESNGLTYSGDSMIVDPLGNIIGSLYNEEGLVIADINQDDVLVVREKFRFKDDRKEELYYKLYNK, from the coding sequence ATGAAATTAGCACTAGCTCAATTAGATATAGCCTTTGAAGATAAGTCTACCAATAAAGAAACGACAAAGCAATTTATAAAACAGGCAATTTCTGAAAATGTGGATATGATTTTCTTCCCAGAAATGACTTTAACAGGTTTTTCTATGAATCCTTCTTATATAGGAGAGGATAATAGTGAAACTATTGAATTTTTCAAGGAAATGAGTACTAAATACAACCTCTCTATAGGTTTTGGATATGTAGAAGGCACATCACACTCCAAAAACAAATACAAAGTAGTGGCACCTCAAGGCAATGAACTTGTAGATTACGCTAAAATTCATCCCTTCTCTTATGGAAATGAAACTGAATTTTATGAAAGTGGAAATGAAATAAAGCATTTTAATGCTTTTAATTTCAATATAACTCCTTTCATCTGCTACGATTTGCGATTTCCAGAAATATTCCAGCTAGCATCAAAAACAGCTACCTTAATTACTATTGCAGCTAACTGGCCCAACGAGCGTCGAGAACATTGGATTACTTTGCTAAAAGCAAGAGCCATAGAAAATCAATGTTACATTGCTGGTATAAACCGAGTTGGTGAAAGCAATGGATTAACCTACAGTGGCGATTCCATGATTGTAGATCCACTAGGAAACATAATAGGTAGCTTATATAATGAGGAAGGTTTAGTTATAGCTGATATCAATCAAGATGATGTACTCGTAGTTCGAGAAAAATTCAGATTTAAAGATGATAGAAAAGAAGAATTGTATTATAAACTATATAATAAGTAA